The Dehalococcoidia bacterium genomic interval TCATTGGTCGGAAGACTGCCCTGCCGATAGAGACGACATACTGCAGGAGATGGCTTTGAAGCTCTTTCTCGTATTACGCCGACGGCCGGATGCTCCTCGCGAATACCTCATTGCCGCCATCAGACGGGTGCCGCTGGACTATCGCGCCCGCGGGTCGTCGGTGAACAAGCTGTATCACAAGAAACGCCGGCGGCACTGGCGGACACTGAGCCTCGATGCCATCCTCGACGAGAGTGAGGGGGTGGGCGGACGCCGCTACCATCCTCGCTGGGGAGACGGGCACAATTCTCCTGTGGAAGACATCGTAGTGGCCGAGTTGATGCACTCCCAGTTGAAGGAACGTCTCACCCTCCGGCAAGCCGCTTTTCTGGAACTGCGGTTGACGGGATATGGGGTTGATGAGGTGGGAAAGCAGCTCGGCCTGAATCGCTGCCAGACCAACAATGTGGCGATAGCGCTAAGGGCCAAAGCCAAGACTCTGTGGGAGGCGGACGGCCCGGTTCCCGGAACCGATTACGCTACTGTTGAGCAAGCGGCCCGTGAACTGGGCGTGTCCCCGATAACGGTCCGGGGCTATTGCCAAAGAGGGCTCCTCGCCGGGACTTTGAAGCAAGGCCAGCAGTGGCTTATTCCCCGCCCGGTGCAACCTCCTCATGCCCCGGTGAGGCCTTCGAAGGATCCGGCGTTGGCCACGGTGACCGAGGCTGCTCGAGAGCTTTGCCTCAGCCAGGTGACAGTAGCTCAGTTCTGCCGTCAGGGAAAGATAGAGGGTTCTTATCGCCAAGGAAGAGTTTGGCAGATACCTCGGCCCATTCGTCTCAACGGGAATCATGACGGATATATGACCGCGCAGGATGCAGCCAGAGAACTGGGGTTGAAGCCGGTCACCATTGCTCTGCTGTGTCGCCAAGGGAGACTCGATGGGGCGCGGATGGAGAAGGGGCGCTGGCTGATCCCAGTCCCAATCAAGCGTTTAGAGACCGCTCATCTGCCTCGATAAAACGAAATATACGAATGTCTCATCGCGAAGCGGCAACTATCCGTGGTTAAACATCTTGGTTATGAGATTATTAGCTCGAACGACTAATGCCAGATAGAATCGTGGAGTTGTATTCAATAGGGTTCACAAGCTAATCAATCGCAGCCCCGATGACCACGCCAACGGACATGAGAAAAGGAGTTAAAAGAACCACAAGCACATTCATCCCCAGCGATGGAACAAGTTCCC includes:
- a CDS encoding helix-turn-helix domain-containing protein, giving the protein MIESIFHYWFEELQPVMSRIAYHWSEDCPADRDDILQEMALKLFLVLRRRPDAPREYLIAAIRRVPLDYRARGSSVNKLYHKKRRRHWRTLSLDAILDESEGVGGRRYHPRWGDGHNSPVEDIVVAELMHSQLKERLTLRQAAFLELRLTGYGVDEVGKQLGLNRCQTNNVAIALRAKAKTLWEADGPVPGTDYATVEQAARELGVSPITVRGYCQRGLLAGTLKQGQQWLIPRPVQPPHAPVRPSKDPALATVTEAARELCLSQVTVAQFCRQGKIEGSYRQGRVWQIPRPIRLNGNHDGYMTAQDAARELGLKPVTIALLCRQGRLDGARMEKGRWLIPVPIKRLETAHLPR